In a genomic window of Dyadobacter fermentans DSM 18053:
- a CDS encoding Gfo/Idh/MocA family protein: MDNHEKASGITTKRRDFIKAGALAAGSFMIVPRHVLGRGFTAPSDKLNIAAVGCGGKADFNIKQAYNNGTENIVALCDVDDRQSEKYRKQFPKAPYYKDFRRMFEKEAKTFDAVIVTTPDHMHYPVAIAAMELGKHVYVEKPLTKDIWEARMLTEAAKKYKVVTQMGNQGSSSNGTRNTEALVQSGAIGDVHTIEVWTDRPVWPQGVQSPKDKGESQPVPAGVDWDLWLGTAPKRDYHEAYMPFRWRGYWDFGTGALGDMGCHFLDVPFRALKLGYPTSVECSVGSVYADFFQQAFFDDVAPPSANIHLKFPSKTAGKEINLNWYDGGMRPQLPDGCDYKTVFGSVDGGILFIGTKGIISAEMFGENPRLWPEKKFENVRIATKPRALVQGGWEGHQQQFVQACKKGFGAYTSSSFDQSGPLTEIVLMGNLAVRSYLHREAKPDGKGFNFPGRQRLMWDGTNMKITNFDVANRFVKREYRTGW; the protein is encoded by the coding sequence ATGGATAATCACGAAAAGGCATCCGGAATTACTACAAAAAGAAGGGATTTTATCAAAGCAGGTGCATTGGCAGCCGGCAGCTTCATGATCGTCCCGCGCCACGTGCTGGGGCGGGGTTTCACCGCTCCGAGCGACAAGCTCAATATCGCCGCGGTGGGGTGCGGCGGCAAGGCGGATTTCAATATCAAACAAGCCTATAATAATGGTACGGAAAACATCGTGGCGCTCTGCGATGTTGACGACCGGCAATCCGAAAAATACCGGAAACAATTCCCCAAAGCCCCTTACTACAAAGATTTCCGGAGGATGTTCGAAAAGGAGGCGAAGACGTTTGATGCCGTCATTGTCACCACGCCCGACCATATGCATTACCCGGTGGCCATCGCCGCCATGGAGCTCGGGAAGCATGTGTATGTGGAAAAACCTTTGACGAAAGATATCTGGGAGGCTCGCATGCTCACCGAAGCCGCCAAAAAATACAAGGTGGTAACCCAAATGGGCAACCAGGGGAGCAGCAGCAACGGCACGCGCAACACGGAAGCGCTCGTACAATCGGGCGCGATCGGCGATGTGCATACCATTGAAGTCTGGACCGACCGGCCCGTATGGCCGCAGGGCGTGCAGTCGCCGAAGGATAAAGGTGAGTCGCAGCCCGTACCTGCGGGCGTGGACTGGGACCTATGGCTCGGCACCGCCCCGAAACGCGACTACCACGAAGCCTACATGCCGTTCCGGTGGCGCGGTTACTGGGATTTTGGCACGGGCGCATTGGGCGATATGGGCTGTCACTTCCTCGACGTGCCCTTTCGTGCATTGAAACTCGGCTATCCCACATCCGTAGAATGCAGCGTAGGCTCCGTGTACGCCGATTTCTTTCAGCAGGCATTCTTCGACGACGTTGCGCCGCCTTCCGCCAATATCCATTTAAAATTCCCTTCCAAAACCGCCGGCAAGGAGATCAATCTCAACTGGTACGACGGCGGCATGCGCCCGCAGCTGCCCGACGGCTGCGATTACAAAACCGTTTTCGGAAGCGTCGATGGCGGGATATTATTTATAGGTACAAAAGGCATTATCAGTGCGGAAATGTTCGGGGAAAACCCGCGGCTGTGGCCCGAGAAGAAATTCGAGAACGTGCGCATTGCCACCAAGCCAAGGGCATTGGTGCAGGGCGGTTGGGAAGGGCATCAGCAGCAGTTTGTGCAGGCTTGCAAAAAAGGCTTCGGAGCGTACACGAGTTCGTCATTCGACCAGTCGGGGCCTTTGACGGAGATTGTGCTCATGGGTAATCTGGCGGTGCGTTCGTACCTGCACCGTGAGGCCAAACCTGATGGGAAGGGTTTCAATTTCCCGGGTCGCCAGCGGTTGATGTGGGATGGTACCAATATGAAGATCACCAATTTCGACGT